Genomic DNA from Paenibacillus donghaensis:
GCAGAAGGTCAGGCCTTCCTGCGCAGCTGTGCCGACCTTCGGCTGGGACGGGGGAAGCGCCTTTAGCGCTTCGTCAAATCCCCGCCGCGCATGTGCCCAGCACCCGGCCAGTTTGACATCCTTCACCTTATGGTACCCGGCATATCCGTCAACCTGCAAGATCCCATCGAACCCGGTCAGGAAATTTCGCGGGTGTTCTCCACCGCGCGAAGGCTGGTATTCATAAAGTACAATCGGAGGTCCGCTGCTTCCGGTGCGGTACAACCAGACGTAAGATTTCGACTCGGCGGACTTGCCCGGTTCGCGCAGTACCTGCAGCGTCGTTTCGTCGGCGTGCAGGATATCCTGCTCCAGCAAATGAAGCTTCAGGATACCGAACACGGGCGACAGCCACTTCTCCGCAGCATACATCATCCAGTTGGCCATCGTCTGCCGGGACAAGATGAAGCCCATTCGGATAAAATCCTGTTCTTGCCGGTAGAGCGGCAGGTCATTCACGTACTTCTGGTACAGGATGTGGGCCAGCAGCGACGGCGAAGCCAGGCTACCGGGATATACCGGCCGGGGCATCGGGGCCGTCGTGCGTTCGCCTTCACGCTCGCAGGTACGGCAGCCATACACCAGCCGTACCTGCCGCAGGACTTTAACCTGAGCCGGGACCATGACAATTTCCTGACGCGTTTCGGTGCTCATCTCATGTAGCGCTCCGCCGCAACATTCGCAGATCCGCTCGCCTTCAGGCAACTCGTAGGTCACGATTTCCACCGGCAGCTTGGACAGATCCGCTTCGCGTTTGCCACTGGCTTTACGACGTTCATAGGCAATCTGCTCCGTTTCCACCTCAGGCTCCGGCGAAGCCAGCACTTCCGCTTCATTGAATAGGTTCAGTTCCATCTGCTCCGCAGACGTCTTCTCGCTGGAGTCGCCAAAACGCCGTTGCTGGGCCAGGCGGAATTGTTCTTCATACCACTGTAGCTTGGCAGAAAGCTCGGCATTCTGCTGCTCCAGCTTGCGGATATGTTGGTCCTTCGATTGATTTTGTTGCTGGAGATTCTCCAGGGTAGGGTCGTTCACGGGTATCTTCATGAATGATACATTCTCCCTACTCCACCCCAAATCCTGCTAAACTGCCGGGCAGGTATTCAAATCACCTGCCGGGCATTCACTTGGAGATGAGCCTGTCTTTGCTGCAGGGAAAGACCATCCAGCAGCCAGCGTAGCTCCCGCTGGGAAATGACATGCGCAGAGGCGCTTTCGGCTTTCGGCCAAGCGAAGGTTCCCTGCTCCAGGCGGCGGTAGTAGAGCCAAAAGCTGGCGTGATCCCACTGCAGGATTTTGAGCTTATTGCGCTGTCGGTTACAGAAGACAAACTGGGCCGTGGAGAACGGATTCAGTTGAAATTGCTCCTGCACGACAGCGGCCAGGCCGTCGATGGATTTGCGCAAATCGGTGACCCTGCAGGCGAGATAGACCTGAGGGGCAGGATGGAGGCTTAGCATGGGGACTCCAGGGCTCGAACCAAATCGCGTAGCAGATCGGGATCGAAGCCGGAGCTAATTTCAATTCGGGCGGAACCGATATGTACCTGC
This window encodes:
- the tnpC gene encoding IS66 family transposase translates to MPVNDPTLENLQQQNQSKDQHIRKLEQQNAELSAKLQWYEEQFRLAQQRRFGDSSEKTSAEQMELNLFNEAEVLASPEPEVETEQIAYERRKASGKREADLSKLPVEIVTYELPEGERICECCGGALHEMSTETRQEIVMVPAQVKVLRQVRLVYGCRTCEREGERTTAPMPRPVYPGSLASPSLLAHILYQKYVNDLPLYRQEQDFIRMGFILSRQTMANWMMYAAEKWLSPVFGILKLHLLEQDILHADETTLQVLREPGKSAESKSYVWLYRTGSSGPPIVLYEYQPSRGGEHPRNFLTGFDGILQVDGYAGYHKVKDVKLAGCWAHARRGFDEALKALPPSQPKVGTAAQEGLTFCNRLYAVERETKELPADERQQVRMERSRPILEAFSGWLRQQKGKTLPKSKLGEAIGYCLNQWDKLTRFLEDGRIELDNNRAERSIKPFVIGRKNWLFANTPRGAQASAVIYSVMETAKENGLHPFSYLTFLFEQLPQLEKVNDPQALELLLPWSTHLPPHCRVLTS
- the tnpB gene encoding IS66 family insertion sequence element accessory protein TnpB (TnpB, as the term is used for proteins encoded by IS66 family insertion elements, is considered an accessory protein, since TnpC, encoded by a neighboring gene, is a DDE family transposase.) — encoded protein: MLSLHPAPQVYLACRVTDLRKSIDGLAAVVQEQFQLNPFSTAQFVFCNRQRNKLKILQWDHASFWLYYRRLEQGTFAWPKAESASAHVISQRELRWLLDGLSLQQRQAHLQVNARQVI